In one window of Lepidochelys kempii isolate rLepKem1 chromosome 27, rLepKem1.hap2, whole genome shotgun sequence DNA:
- the LOC140903838 gene encoding glucose-6-phosphatase catalytic subunit 1-like has protein sequence METGMDFIHSSGVQMTRYLQENYQGSQGWFLFISFAADLRNTFFILFPIWFHLCEAVGVKLIWVAVIGDWLNLVFKWILFGQRPYWWVYETSYYGNASTPVIQQFPVTCETGPGSPSGHAMGSAGVYYVMVTALLSPLRRHRRSPFQQQCLRGALWMSFWGVQVSVCLSRIFLAAHFPHQVITGVISGMAVAEAFRHIPAIYSASLRRYLGTTLFLFSFALGFYLLLKALGVDLLWTLEKAKRWCDRPEWVHIDTTPFASLLRNLGILFGLGLALNSQMYLESCKGKMGQQLPFRLSCIVASLLLLHLFDSFKPPAKVELLFYVLSFCKSAAVPVAAAGLIPFCVAQLIRRQKEKLL, from the exons ATGGAGACAGGAATGGATTTTATACACAGCTCTGGAGTCCAAATGACTCGCTACCTGCAGGAGAACTACCAGGGCTCCCAGGGCTGGTTCCTCTTCATCTCCTTCGCTGCTGACCTCCGAAACACCTTCTTCATCCTCTTCCCCATCTGGTTCCACCTCTGCGAGGCGGTGGGCGTCAAGCTGATCTGGGTGGCCGTGATCGGGGACTGGCTCAACCTGGTCTTTAAGTG GATTCTCTTTGGGCAGAGACCATACTGGTGGGTCTATGAGACCAGCTACTACGGCAACGCCTCCACCCCTGTAATCCAGCAGTTCCCTGTCACCTGCGAGACGGGCCCAG GCAGCCCCTCTGGCCATGCCATGGGCTCAGCTGGAGTGTACTACGTGATGGTGACAGCTCTGCTTAGCCCCCTGCGTCGGCACCGGAGATCTCCCTTCCAGCAGCA GTGCctgcggggggcgctgtggaTGTCATTCTGGGGGGTtcaggtgtctgtctgtctgtccaggaTCTTCCTAGCAGCTCACTTCCCGCACCAAGTCATCACGGGCGTCATTTCAG gCATGGCAGTGGCTGAAGCTTTCCGGCACATCCCCGCCATCTACAGCGCCAGTCTCCGGAGGTACCTGGGCACCACCCTCTTCCTGTTCAGCTTCGCCCTGGGGTTCTATCTGCTGCTGAAGGCTCTCGGTGTTGACCTGCTGTGGACCCTGGAGAAAGCCAAGAGGTGGTGTGACCGGCCGGAGTGGGTCCACATTGACACCACCCCCTTCGCCAGCCTCCTCAGGAACCTGGGGATCCtgtttgggctggggctggccctcAACTCCCAGATGTACCTGGAGAGCTGCAAAGGGAAAATGGGCCAGCAGCTGCCCTTCCGCCTGAGCTGCATCGTGGCCTCgctcctcctcctgcacctctTCGACTCCTTCAAGCCTCCCGCCAAGGTGGAGCTGCTGTTTTACGTCCTGTCCTTCTGCAAGAGCGCGGCCGTGCCCGTGGCTGCCGCCGGCCTCATCCCCTTCTGCGTCGCCCAGCTCATCAGGAGGCAGAAGGAAAAGCTTTTATAA
- the LOC140903929 gene encoding glucose-6-phosphatase catalytic subunit 1-like, whose protein sequence is MEAGMNVLHDMGIQATRYLQEHYQGSQDWFLFISFAADLRNTFFILFPIWFHLCEAVGVKLIWVAVIGDWLNLVFKWFLFGQRPYWWVRETGYYGNTSTPVIQQFPLTCETGPGSPSGHAMGSAGVYYVMVTAILSIALGKKQLTIKDQFLRTALWAGFWAVQVCVCLSRVFIAAHFPHQVIAGVISGMAVAEAFRHIPAIYSASLRRYLGTTLFLFSFALGFYLLLKALGVDLLWTLEKAKRWCDRPEWVHIDTTPFAGLLRNLGILFGLGLALNSQMYLESCKGKMGQQLPFRLSCIVASLLLLHLFDSFKPPAKVELLFYVLSFCKSAAVPVAAAGLIPYCVAQVLSQQDKKAL, encoded by the exons ATGGAGGCCGGCATGAACGTCCTGCATGACATGGGGATCCAGGCAACTCGCTACCTGCAGGAGCACTACCAGGGCTCCCAGGACTGGTTCCTCTTCATCTCCTTCGCTGCCGACCTCCGAAACACCTTCTTCATCCTCTTCCCCATCTGGTTCCACCTCTGCGAGGCGGTGGGCGTCAAGCTGATCTGGGTGGCTGTGATCGGGGACTGGCTCAACCTGGTCTTTAAGTG GTTCCTCTTTGGGCAGAGACCCTACTGGTGGGTCCGGGAGACTGGTTACTATGGCAACACCTCCACCCCTGTGATCCAGCAGTTCCCCCTCACCTGCGAGACCGGCCCAG GGAGTCCCTCTGGCCATGCGATGGGCTCTGCAGGAGTTTACTATGTGATGGTGACAGCCATTCTGTCCATTGCTCTGGGGAAGAAGCAGCTGACGATTAAAGACCA ATTCTTGCGGACAGCGCTGTGGGCAGGATTCTGGGCTGTCCAGGTCTGCGTCTGTTTGTCTCGAGTCTTCATTGCTGCCCATTTTCCTCACCAAGTCATCGCAGGGGTCATCTCAG GCATGGCAGTGGCTGAAGCTTTCCGGCACATCCCCGCCATCTACAGCGCCAGTCTCCGGAGGTACCTGGGCACCACCCTCTTCCTGTTCAGCTTCGCCCTGGGGTTCTATCTGCTGCTGAAGGCTCTCGGTGTTGACCTGCTGTGGACCCTGGAGAAAGCCAAGAGGTGGTGTGACCGGCCGGAGTGGGTCCACATTGACACCACCCCATTCGCCGGCCTCCTCAGGAACCTGGGGATCCtgtttgggctggggctggccctcAACTCCCAGATGTACCTGGAGAGCTGCAAAGGGAAAATGGGCCAGCAGCTGCCCTTCCGCCTGAGCTGCATCGTGGCCTCgctcctcctcctgcacctctTCGACTCCTTCAAGCCTCCCGCCAAGGTGGAGCTGCTGTTTTACGTCCTGTCCTTCTGCAAGAGCGCGGCTGTGCCCGTGGCTGCCGCCGGCCTCATCCCCTACTGCGTCGCCCAGGTCCTGAGCCAACAGGATAAGAAAGCTTTATAG